One Streptomyces hundungensis DNA segment encodes these proteins:
- a CDS encoding MFS transporter, with protein sequence MRTFRSRTRTRTPRIPGERRMLVAMAVDATGSGMYVPFSLVFFHHVTGLSFATVGLVLTVVGLLGLGALPIAGAAVDRYGAQRVQLLLYGVRGTGFLLYPFAHSLPAFAVVALATAFGERAFPAVQQSLIGEVAQGADGDRLQASSRALRNGGLGAGSLLASLIVGFGGNAGFTAAAWLNAASFVLAALLMRGVKAERRAPVAAEVLPSAGYRQVFADRPFLGLTAANFLNSLGYAALSVLFPLYITTWLRGPQALTGIAFTLNTVMCAAGGVVVAARVRSRGARRTRSAALGSVLFAAAFAAQIVLGTFRPGSGLVLAGALLLIVALYTLGELVHSPSAGALSVAAAPEALRGRYLAAYQLSWSLSAALAPSLFTALMAVDGRLPWGVLVVTSLVAAAIVVRLERVLPGGAVRVIPAGRGVRVAVATG encoded by the coding sequence ATGCGCACGTTCCGCAGCCGCACCCGTACCCGCACCCCGCGCATACCCGGAGAACGCCGCATGCTCGTCGCCATGGCGGTCGACGCGACCGGCTCGGGGATGTACGTGCCGTTCAGCCTGGTCTTCTTCCACCACGTCACCGGACTCTCGTTCGCCACCGTGGGCCTGGTCCTCACCGTCGTCGGCCTGCTCGGGCTCGGCGCGCTACCGATCGCGGGGGCGGCCGTCGACCGGTACGGGGCCCAGCGCGTCCAGCTCCTGTTGTACGGGGTGCGCGGCACGGGCTTCCTGCTCTACCCCTTCGCCCACTCACTGCCCGCCTTCGCCGTCGTCGCGCTCGCCACCGCCTTCGGCGAGCGGGCCTTCCCCGCCGTGCAGCAGTCCCTGATCGGCGAGGTCGCCCAGGGCGCGGACGGCGACCGGCTCCAGGCCTCCTCGCGCGCCCTGCGCAACGGCGGCCTCGGCGCGGGCTCGCTGCTCGCCTCGCTCATCGTCGGGTTCGGCGGGAACGCCGGGTTCACCGCGGCGGCCTGGCTCAACGCGGCCAGCTTCGTGCTCGCCGCCCTCCTGATGCGGGGCGTCAAGGCCGAACGGCGGGCCCCCGTCGCGGCCGAGGTCCTCCCGTCCGCCGGCTACCGCCAGGTCTTCGCCGACCGGCCCTTCCTCGGACTCACCGCCGCCAACTTCCTCAACTCCCTTGGCTACGCCGCGCTTTCGGTGCTCTTCCCGCTGTACATCACCACCTGGCTGCGCGGACCCCAGGCCCTCACCGGCATCGCGTTCACGCTCAACACCGTGATGTGCGCGGCCGGCGGGGTCGTGGTCGCCGCCCGGGTCCGCTCCCGCGGCGCCCGCCGCACCCGCTCCGCAGCCCTCGGCTCGGTCCTCTTCGCCGCCGCGTTCGCCGCACAGATCGTGCTCGGTACGTTCCGGCCCGGCTCGGGGCTCGTGCTCGCCGGGGCGCTGCTGCTCATCGTCGCGCTCTACACCCTGGGCGAACTCGTCCACAGCCCGTCGGCGGGCGCGCTGTCCGTCGCCGCCGCGCCCGAGGCGCTGCGCGGGCGCTACCTCGCGGCGTACCAGCTCTCCTGGTCGCTGTCCGCGGCCCTCGCACCCTCGCTCTTCACCGCCCTGATGGCGGTCGACGGCCGGCTGCCCTGGGGGGTGCTGGTCGTCACCTCACTGGTGGCGGCGGCGATCGTGGTGCGCCTGGAGCGGGTGCTGCCGGGCGGTGCGGTGCGGGTCATTCCCGCCGGGAGGGGGGTGCGGGTCGCTGTCGCCACCGGCTGA
- a CDS encoding aldo/keto reductase, which yields MTTTSETITAAAAGSWQLGDLTVNRIGFGTMRLPQRGPALRADAVPRDRATAIAVLRKAVELGVNHLDTAAFYFSPLRSANELINRALAPYADDLVITTKVGPCRLPSGEWGEHARTPGALRGQVEENLRQLGRDHLDVVNLRIVGGDSIAERFGALAELREAGLIRHLGLSNVRPAHLDEALAIAPVVCVQNPYGIGAPAEQEEMLRLCGERGVAFVPFYAIAGVGRERGAGAGGAGGEDEEVLAVARERGVSAAQVRLAWTLGRGAHVLAIPGTGDVDHLVDNVAAGALRLTPAELSRLTRTP from the coding sequence ATGACCACCACCTCAGAGACGATCACCGCGGCCGCCGCGGGCAGCTGGCAGCTCGGCGACCTGACCGTGAACCGGATCGGCTTCGGCACGATGCGGTTGCCGCAGCGGGGCCCGGCCCTGCGCGCCGACGCCGTCCCCCGCGACCGGGCGACGGCGATCGCCGTCCTGCGCAAGGCGGTTGAGCTCGGCGTGAACCACCTCGACACCGCCGCGTTCTACTTCTCGCCGCTGCGTTCCGCGAACGAACTGATCAACCGGGCGCTCGCCCCGTACGCGGACGACCTCGTCATCACCACCAAGGTCGGGCCCTGCCGGCTCCCCTCGGGCGAGTGGGGCGAGCACGCCAGGACGCCGGGGGCGCTGCGCGGGCAGGTCGAGGAGAACCTGCGCCAGCTGGGCCGTGACCACCTGGACGTGGTCAATCTGCGGATCGTCGGCGGCGATTCGATCGCCGAACGCTTCGGCGCGCTGGCCGAGTTGCGCGAGGCGGGCCTCATCCGGCACCTGGGCCTGTCCAATGTGCGCCCCGCCCACCTCGACGAGGCCCTCGCCATCGCGCCCGTCGTCTGCGTGCAGAACCCGTACGGCATCGGCGCGCCCGCCGAGCAGGAGGAGATGCTGCGGCTCTGCGGTGAGCGGGGCGTGGCGTTCGTGCCGTTCTACGCGATCGCGGGGGTCGGGCGGGAACGGGGGGCGGGGGCGGGGGGTGCCGGGGGTGAGGACGAGGAGGTGCTGGCCGTCGCGCGGGAGCGGGGGGTGAGCGCGGCTCAGGTTCGGCTCGCCTGGACGCTTGGGCGTGGGGCGCATGTTCTGGCGATTCCGGGCACGGGCGATGTCGACCACCTTGTCGACAACGTCGCGGCGGGTGCGCTCCGGCTGACCCCCGCCGAACTGTCCCGCCTGACCCGAACCCCCTGA
- a CDS encoding mechanosensitive ion channel family protein, whose product MNWSAVLADGSPPPTAPPTLQDAQKSATEAAGWVEQNWSTWLYVGFRILLIIVIASVLRVLVRRALTKLIDRMNRSAQAVEGTALGGLLVNAERRRQRSEAIGSVLRSVASFLIMGTAALMVLGVLNIDLAPLLASAGVAGVAIGFGARNLVTDFLSGVFMILEDQYGVGDSIDAGVASGEVIEVGLRVTKLRGADGEIWYVRNGEIKRIGNLSQGWATAGVDVRVRASEDLERLRTVINEATESLAKDEPWNERLWGPVEILGLDEVLLDSMVVRVSAKTMPGKALSVERELRWRIKIALDAAGIRIVGGLPLAEEPPVVDPSAAVAAPSALANPTSPQSLATTPIPNPAPNSASSNLSK is encoded by the coding sequence GTGAACTGGTCCGCCGTCCTGGCCGACGGATCGCCGCCGCCCACCGCACCCCCGACCCTTCAGGACGCCCAGAAGTCGGCCACCGAGGCGGCGGGCTGGGTGGAGCAGAACTGGTCGACGTGGCTGTACGTCGGATTCCGCATCCTCCTGATCATCGTCATCGCCTCGGTCCTGCGGGTCCTGGTCCGCCGGGCCCTGACGAAGCTGATCGACCGGATGAACCGCAGCGCCCAGGCCGTCGAGGGCACCGCGCTCGGCGGGCTGCTCGTGAACGCGGAGCGGCGCCGCCAGCGCTCGGAGGCCATCGGCTCGGTGCTGCGTTCGGTGGCGTCCTTCCTCATCATGGGCACGGCCGCCCTGATGGTGCTGGGCGTCCTCAACATCGACCTCGCGCCGCTGCTCGCCTCGGCGGGTGTGGCCGGTGTGGCGATCGGTTTCGGCGCCCGCAACCTGGTCACGGACTTCCTGTCCGGCGTGTTCATGATCCTTGAGGACCAGTACGGGGTGGGCGACTCGATCGACGCGGGGGTCGCCTCCGGCGAGGTGATCGAGGTCGGTCTGCGGGTGACGAAGCTGCGCGGCGCGGACGGTGAGATCTGGTACGTCCGCAACGGCGAGATCAAGCGCATCGGCAACCTGTCGCAGGGCTGGGCGACGGCCGGGGTGGACGTCCGGGTCCGCGCGAGTGAGGACCTGGAGCGGCTGCGTACGGTGATCAACGAGGCGACGGAGTCCCTGGCGAAGGACGAGCCGTGGAACGAGCGGCTGTGGGGCCCGGTGGAGATCCTCGGCCTCGACGAGGTGCTGCTGGACTCGATGGTGGTCCGCGTCTCGGCGAAGACCATGCCGGGCAAGGCGCTCAGCGTGGAGCGGGAGCTGCGCTGGCGCATCAAGATCGCGCTGGACGCGGCGGGCATCCGCATCGTGGGCGGGCTCCCGCTCGCGGAGGAGCCCCCGGTCGTCGACCCGTCCGCCGCCGTCGCCGCCCCCTCGGCGCTGGCCAACCCGACCTCCCCGCAGTCCCTGGCCACGACCCCGATCCCGAACCCGGCCCCGAACAGCGCGAGTTCGAACCTGTCGAAGTAG
- the malQ gene encoding 4-alpha-glucanotransferase, with the protein MTLARLAARHGVAMSYSPSPGLTVTVPEATVVAVLAALGVDASTPAAVHRALADAEAADLTRLLPPTLVRRGDGTVPGLGDELTVIGTPVAQLPLGVHQLDVRHRDGRTATATLIVAPPAVPGPPGRTHGFLVQLYSLLSTRSWGMGDLGDLAELAAWSGRTLGSGFVQVNPLHAAVPGAPTDPSPYRPSSRRFPDPVHLRVENIPEYAHVTERAALDELTERAAGLRQRVLSKGELIDRDAVWEVKREALELVHRVPLGPGRRAAYCDFLAEQGQALEDHATWCALVERYGPHWRRWPEGLRDPRSAATSRARRELIDRVTFHSWLAWLTDTQLAAAQRAAREAGMPVGVVHDLAVGVHPEGADAWAQQDAFAPGMSIGAPPDAFNAHGQDWGLPPWRPDVLAARGYAPYRDLLQGLLRHAGALRIDHVMGLFRLWWVPEGHPPTDGTYVHYDAEAMLAVLALEAHRAGAVVIGEDLGTVEPGVREALAAREVLGTSVLWFERDWAGDGRPLAPEAWRSGCLATATTHDLPSTAARLTGEHVQLRHRLGLLTGPLAQEQGAARAEVTEWLGHLERLGLLPDAPGDEEAEIRAVHRFLLRTPARMVGVWLPDAVGDRRPQNLPGTWDQYPNWRLPVAGPDAGPLTLEAIVASPRLHALMRVFAGEP; encoded by the coding sequence ATGACGCTGGCCCGGCTCGCCGCCCGGCACGGCGTGGCCATGTCGTACTCCCCGTCGCCGGGCCTCACCGTCACCGTGCCCGAGGCCACGGTGGTCGCCGTCCTCGCGGCGCTCGGCGTCGACGCCTCGACGCCCGCCGCGGTGCACCGGGCCCTGGCCGACGCCGAGGCCGCCGACCTGACCCGGCTGCTGCCCCCCACTCTGGTACGCCGCGGCGACGGAACGGTGCCGGGCCTCGGCGACGAGCTGACGGTCATCGGAACGCCGGTGGCCCAACTCCCGCTGGGCGTCCACCAGTTGGACGTACGCCACCGGGACGGCCGCACCGCGACCGCGACGCTGATCGTCGCGCCCCCGGCCGTGCCGGGGCCCCCCGGCCGCACCCACGGCTTCCTCGTCCAGCTCTACTCGCTGCTGTCCACCCGCTCCTGGGGCATGGGCGACCTCGGGGACCTCGCCGAACTCGCCGCCTGGTCAGGCCGCACCCTCGGCTCCGGATTCGTGCAGGTCAACCCGTTGCACGCGGCGGTGCCCGGAGCGCCGACCGACCCGTCGCCCTACCGGCCGTCCTCGCGCCGCTTCCCGGACCCCGTCCATCTGCGCGTCGAGAACATCCCCGAGTACGCCCACGTCACCGAGCGCGCCGCACTCGACGAGCTGACCGAACGCGCCGCGGGACTGCGCCAACGGGTGCTGTCCAAGGGCGAGTTGATCGACCGGGATGCCGTGTGGGAGGTCAAGCGCGAGGCCCTCGAACTCGTGCACCGGGTGCCGCTCGGGCCCGGCCGCCGCGCCGCCTACTGCGACTTCCTCGCCGAGCAGGGCCAGGCCCTGGAGGACCACGCCACCTGGTGCGCGCTCGTCGAGCGGTACGGGCCGCACTGGCGGCGCTGGCCCGAGGGGCTGCGCGATCCCCGGTCCGCCGCCACCTCCCGCGCCCGGCGCGAACTCATCGACCGCGTCACCTTCCACTCCTGGCTCGCCTGGCTGACCGACACCCAGCTCGCCGCGGCCCAGCGCGCCGCCCGCGAGGCCGGCATGCCGGTCGGCGTCGTCCACGACCTCGCGGTCGGCGTCCACCCCGAGGGCGCCGACGCCTGGGCGCAGCAGGACGCGTTCGCACCCGGCATGTCCATCGGGGCGCCCCCCGACGCCTTCAACGCGCACGGCCAGGACTGGGGCCTGCCGCCCTGGCGCCCCGACGTGCTCGCCGCCCGCGGCTACGCCCCCTACCGGGACCTGCTCCAGGGCCTGCTGCGCCATGCGGGCGCCCTGCGCATCGACCATGTGATGGGCCTGTTCCGGCTGTGGTGGGTGCCCGAGGGGCATCCGCCCACCGACGGCACGTACGTCCACTACGACGCCGAGGCGATGCTCGCCGTCCTCGCCCTGGAGGCGCACCGGGCGGGCGCCGTCGTAATAGGGGAGGACCTCGGCACGGTCGAGCCCGGCGTGCGCGAGGCCCTCGCAGCGCGGGAGGTGCTCGGCACCTCGGTCCTCTGGTTCGAACGCGACTGGGCCGGCGACGGGCGTCCGCTCGCCCCCGAGGCCTGGCGGTCCGGCTGTCTGGCCACCGCCACCACCCACGACCTGCCCTCCACCGCGGCCCGCCTCACCGGCGAACACGTCCAGCTCCGCCACCGCCTCGGGCTGCTCACCGGCCCGCTCGCCCAGGAGCAGGGCGCGGCCCGCGCGGAGGTCACCGAGTGGCTCGGCCACCTCGAACGCCTCGGCCTGCTCCCGGACGCCCCCGGCGACGAGGAGGCCGAGATCCGCGCCGTCCACCGCTTCCTGCTGCGCACCCCGGCGCGCATGGTCGGGGTGTGGCTGCCCGACGCGGTCGGCGACCGCCGGCCGCAGAACCTCCCCGGCACCTGGGACCAGTACCCCAACTGGCGCCTGCCGGTGGCCGGGCCCGACGCGGGGCCCCTCACCCTGGAGGCGATCGTGGCCTCGCCCCGGCTGCATGCGCTGATGCGGGTGTTCGCGGGGGAGCCCTGA
- a CDS encoding ROK family transcriptional regulator codes for MAGTTPGTPRVLRAMNDRAALDLLLEHGPLSRTRIGKLTGLSKPTASQLLARLEAAGLVVATGTTEGRPGPNAQLYAVNASAAHVAGLDVTPQRIRAAVADVAGGVVGEFEVATPGRRADSVVRQVTDALDGAVKAAGLARADVHRAVIGTPGAFDPGTGRLRYASHLPGWHSPTLLDELAAALPMPVEYENDVNLAAIAEQRLGAARGHEDFVLLWNEGGLGAALVLGGRLHRGFTGGAGEVGFLPVPGAPLVRHVTKANSGGFQELAGGQAVPRLARELGVADIPAGPFNDVAAALITRGAAAAEGPEHALLKAFATALATGLASLVAVLDPELVVLSGGLLTAGGEPLRALVQSELGELAASRPRLVIGEVTQLPVLRGALEAALATTRDEVFDTTR; via the coding sequence GTGGCCGGTACTACCCCGGGAACTCCGCGCGTACTCCGCGCCATGAACGACCGCGCCGCGCTCGATCTGCTCCTGGAGCACGGGCCGCTCTCGCGCACCCGCATCGGCAAGCTCACCGGGCTCTCCAAGCCGACCGCCTCCCAGTTGCTCGCCCGTCTGGAGGCCGCCGGCCTGGTCGTCGCCACCGGCACGACCGAGGGCCGCCCGGGCCCCAACGCCCAGCTGTACGCGGTGAACGCGAGCGCGGCGCACGTGGCGGGCCTCGATGTGACGCCCCAGCGGATCCGCGCCGCCGTCGCCGACGTGGCGGGCGGCGTGGTCGGGGAGTTCGAGGTCGCCACCCCCGGACGCCGCGCCGATTCCGTGGTGCGCCAGGTCACCGACGCGCTGGACGGGGCGGTGAAGGCGGCCGGGCTCGCCCGGGCCGACGTCCACCGGGCCGTCATCGGCACCCCGGGCGCCTTCGACCCCGGCACCGGCCGGCTGCGCTACGCCTCCCACCTGCCGGGCTGGCACTCCCCCACGCTCCTCGACGAGCTGGCCGCGGCGCTGCCGATGCCGGTCGAGTACGAGAACGACGTCAACCTCGCCGCCATCGCCGAGCAGCGCCTGGGCGCGGCCCGCGGGCACGAGGACTTCGTACTGCTGTGGAACGAGGGCGGGCTCGGCGCCGCCCTGGTCCTCGGCGGCCGCCTGCACCGCGGCTTCACCGGCGGCGCGGGCGAGGTCGGCTTCCTGCCGGTGCCGGGCGCGCCCCTGGTACGGCATGTCACCAAGGCGAACTCGGGCGGTTTCCAGGAGCTGGCCGGCGGCCAGGCCGTGCCGCGCCTGGCCCGTGAACTGGGCGTCGCCGACATTCCGGCGGGGCCCTTCAACGACGTGGCCGCCGCCCTGATCACCCGGGGCGCCGCAGCCGCCGAAGGCCCCGAGCACGCTCTCCTGAAGGCCTTCGCCACCGCGCTCGCCACCGGCCTCGCCTCCCTCGTCGCGGTGCTCGACCCCGAACTCGTCGTGCTCTCCGGCGGTCTGCTGACCGCGGGTGGCGAGCCGCTGCGCGCGCTCGTCCAGAGCGAGCTGGGCGAGCTGGCCGCCTCCCGCCCCCGGCTCGTCATCGGCGAGGTGACTCAACTCCCCGTTCTGCGGGGCGCGTTGGAAGCCGCCCTCGCCACCACCCGCGACGAGGTCTTCGACACCACCCGCTGA
- a CDS encoding MarR family winged helix-turn-helix transcriptional regulator, whose amino-acid sequence MNPPQSTPVPPTPPPAEVSSDAVDAITAQWAAVRPDLETLPMAVFGRIYRIARAMGDRMEKEYARFGIGRGEFDVIATLRRSGEPYTLSPRQLSATLMLTTGGMTGRLDKLERAGLLARSPDPTDRRGLRVTLTERGLRLVDESAAAGLAVQAEVLRAGLTEPESTQLSTLLRKLLAAL is encoded by the coding sequence ATGAATCCGCCCCAGAGCACTCCCGTGCCCCCGACGCCCCCGCCGGCCGAGGTCTCCTCGGACGCCGTGGACGCGATCACCGCGCAGTGGGCGGCGGTCCGCCCGGACCTCGAAACGCTGCCGATGGCCGTGTTCGGACGGATCTACCGCATCGCGCGGGCGATGGGCGACCGGATGGAGAAGGAGTACGCGCGGTTCGGCATCGGGCGCGGCGAGTTCGACGTCATCGCGACGCTACGGCGCTCGGGCGAGCCGTACACGCTGTCGCCCCGGCAGCTCTCGGCGACGCTGATGCTCACGACGGGGGGCATGACGGGACGCCTCGACAAGCTGGAGCGGGCCGGGCTGTTGGCCCGCAGCCCCGACCCCACGGATCGGCGGGGGCTTCGGGTGACGCTGACGGAGCGGGGGTTGCGGTTGGTGGACGAGTCCGCGGCGGCGGGGTTGGCGGTGCAGGCGGAGGTGCTGCGGGCGGGCCTGACGGAGCCGGAGTCGACCCAACTCTCCACCCTGCTGAGAAAGTTGCTGGCCGCGCTTTGA
- a CDS encoding DMT family transporter, whose amino-acid sequence MTVLDRVRSTPRAAAVEKVGGASGLGLVFAAVATVVWSGSFVASRALHDSVPPVQAAFWRWLIAIAAVAPFALREAWRQRALIRRHLGYLTLASLLGITVYNTLVNQAGTSTSAGNMGMIMAASPVLMAVHERLTGGRLGARRTVGLLVAVTGVLLLVSGGSLTLDLAAGDVWMVAAALSFASYSVLLRRRPAQLGPLAFLFATFVLGALMLAPAYGVSLATQGGFAATPATVGPLLYVGVLSSALAFFAWNKAISLIGAARAGVVYYLQPVCVALLSYPLLGETTGPAQLLCMALILGGVVLGSRR is encoded by the coding sequence GTGACCGTCCTGGACCGAGTCCGCAGCACACCGCGCGCCGCCGCAGTCGAGAAGGTGGGCGGGGCCTCCGGGCTCGGGCTCGTCTTCGCGGCCGTCGCGACGGTCGTCTGGTCCGGGAGCTTCGTCGCCTCCCGGGCCCTGCACGACTCGGTGCCGCCCGTCCAGGCCGCCTTCTGGCGCTGGCTGATCGCCATCGCCGCGGTCGCCCCCTTCGCGCTCCGCGAGGCCTGGCGCCAACGCGCCCTGATCCGGCGCCACTTGGGCTATCTGACGCTCGCCTCTCTGCTCGGCATCACCGTGTACAACACCCTCGTCAACCAGGCCGGGACGTCCACCTCGGCGGGCAACATGGGCATGATCATGGCCGCCTCGCCGGTTCTGATGGCCGTCCACGAACGCCTCACCGGAGGCCGGCTCGGCGCCCGACGCACCGTCGGCCTGCTCGTCGCCGTGACGGGGGTGCTGCTGCTGGTCAGCGGCGGATCGCTCACTCTCGACCTGGCCGCAGGAGATGTGTGGATGGTCGCGGCGGCCCTGAGCTTCGCCTCGTACAGCGTGCTGCTGCGGCGTCGGCCGGCCCAACTCGGGCCGCTCGCCTTCCTGTTCGCCACCTTTGTGCTCGGCGCGCTCATGCTGGCTCCGGCGTACGGTGTCAGCCTGGCGACCCAGGGCGGCTTCGCGGCGACGCCCGCGACCGTCGGGCCGCTCCTCTACGTCGGGGTGCTCTCCTCGGCCCTCGCCTTCTTCGCCTGGAACAAGGCGATCTCCCTGATCGGCGCCGCCCGCGCCGGGGTCGTCTACTACCTCCAGCCGGTCTGTGTGGCCCTGCTCTCCTACCCGCTGCTCGGCGAGACGACGGGCCCGGCCCAACTGCTGTGCATGGCGCTCATCCTCGGCGGGGTCGTACTCGGATCCCGCAGGTGA
- a CDS encoding EamA family transporter → MNKNRLVTVTLTALAPMSWGSTYYVTTQFLPADRPLFTGMMRALPAGLALLALTRRLPRGEWWWKAVVLGALNIGAFFPLLFLSAYRLPGGMAAVIGSVGPLWVAGLAALFLGEKPTLRTLLTGIAAALGVSLVVLKAAGAFDTIGVVAALGSSASMSAGTVFTKRWGRPEGTGPLVMTGWQLTAGGLLIAPIAFFVEGAPPALDGRNIAGYVYLALVNTAVAYWLWFRGIGRMTATSVTFLGPLSPLTAAVIGWAALGQALAPVQLLGMAIAFGATLAGQAAPKPLRAATAPGTREPAAPEAPEIPAAPKKPSGLAKSL, encoded by the coding sequence ATGAACAAGAACCGTCTCGTCACCGTCACCCTCACCGCCCTCGCACCCATGTCGTGGGGCTCCACCTACTACGTCACCACCCAATTCCTCCCCGCCGACCGGCCGTTGTTCACCGGCATGATGCGGGCGCTGCCCGCCGGCCTTGCGCTGCTCGCGCTCACCAGACGGCTCCCTCGCGGGGAGTGGTGGTGGAAGGCGGTGGTGCTGGGCGCGCTCAACATCGGCGCGTTCTTCCCGCTGTTGTTCCTCTCCGCCTACCGGCTGCCCGGCGGCATGGCCGCGGTGATCGGCTCGGTGGGCCCGCTCTGGGTGGCGGGCCTCGCCGCCCTGTTCCTGGGAGAGAAGCCCACCCTGCGGACCCTGCTCACCGGCATCGCCGCCGCGCTCGGGGTCAGCCTCGTGGTCCTCAAGGCGGCCGGGGCCTTCGACACGATCGGCGTCGTCGCCGCGCTCGGCTCCTCGGCCTCGATGTCCGCCGGAACCGTGTTCACCAAGCGCTGGGGACGCCCCGAGGGGACGGGCCCGCTGGTCATGACCGGCTGGCAGCTCACCGCGGGCGGACTCCTCATCGCGCCGATCGCCTTCTTCGTGGAGGGCGCGCCGCCGGCGCTCGACGGACGCAACATCGCAGGCTACGTCTACCTCGCCCTGGTGAACACGGCGGTCGCGTACTGGCTCTGGTTCCGCGGCATCGGCCGCATGACCGCGACCTCGGTCACCTTCCTCGGCCCGCTCTCGCCGCTCACGGCCGCGGTGATCGGCTGGGCGGCGCTCGGCCAGGCCCTCGCTCCCGTACAGCTCCTCGGCATGGCGATCGCCTTCGGCGCCACGCTGGCCGGGCAGGCCGCCCCGAAGCCGTTGCGGGCGGCGACGGCGCCGGGGACCAGGGAGCCCGCGGCTCCGGAGGCGCCGGAGATCCCAGCCGCCCCGAAGAAGCCCTCAGGCCTGGCCAAGTCCCTCTGA
- a CDS encoding LysR substrate-binding domain-containing protein: MSEWDIKKLHILRTLREQGTVTATAEVLLMTPSAVSQQLSNLAKQLGVTLLEAHGRRVRLTDAAHLVLRHAEVVFAQLERADAELAGYLQGEAGEVRIGAFSTAVPALVVPAVRALRDSHPALQVRVREAEAAEAFELLSAGSVDLALSLAAHAPSARDPKFALLPLLADPLDVALPTGHPLAAEPGLRLADLAHEPWIFGGSGPWSEITTAACEAAGFVPEQAHSAAGWTAILSMVEAGMGVALVPRMAAADRRAGVTTRILSADQPRRHVVAAVRRGAEGGPAVGRVLGALREVAGGRPA; encoded by the coding sequence ATGAGCGAGTGGGACATCAAGAAGCTGCACATCCTGCGGACCCTGCGCGAGCAGGGCACCGTGACCGCGACCGCCGAGGTACTCCTGATGACGCCGTCGGCGGTCTCGCAGCAGCTGTCCAACCTCGCCAAACAGCTCGGTGTGACCCTGCTGGAAGCGCACGGCCGACGCGTCCGCCTCACCGACGCCGCCCACCTGGTGCTGCGCCACGCCGAGGTCGTCTTCGCCCAACTGGAGCGTGCGGACGCCGAGTTGGCGGGCTATCTGCAAGGGGAGGCGGGTGAGGTGCGGATCGGGGCGTTCTCCACCGCCGTGCCCGCGCTTGTCGTGCCGGCCGTACGGGCGCTGCGCGACAGCCATCCGGCGCTTCAGGTACGGGTGCGGGAGGCCGAGGCGGCCGAGGCGTTCGAGCTGCTCTCGGCCGGGTCGGTGGACCTCGCCCTGTCGCTCGCGGCCCACGCGCCGAGCGCCCGCGACCCCAAGTTCGCACTCCTTCCGCTGCTCGCCGACCCCCTCGACGTGGCCCTGCCCACCGGTCACCCGCTCGCCGCGGAGCCCGGCCTGCGCCTCGCCGACCTGGCCCACGAACCGTGGATCTTCGGCGGCAGCGGTCCCTGGTCGGAGATCACCACGGCGGCCTGCGAGGCGGCCGGCTTCGTCCCCGAACAGGCCCACAGCGCGGCCGGCTGGACCGCGATCCTGTCCATGGTGGAGGCGGGGATGGGGGTGGCCCTGGTCCCCCGGATGGCGGCGGCCGACCGCCGTGCGGGGGTGACGACGCGGATACTCAGCGCGGATCAGCCTCGGCGGCATGTGGTGGCGGCGGTTCGGCGGGGGGCGGAGGGGGGGCCGGCGGTGGGGCGTGTGCTGGGTGCGCTTCGGGAGGTTGCGGGTGGGCGCCCCGCGTAG
- a CDS encoding HNH endonuclease: MPHVLVLNASYEPLGVVPLRRALVLVLENKAVSLEESGAFLHSATRAVAAPSVVRLKRFVRVPYRGPVPLTRRALFARDGGRCMYCGGVATSVDHVIPRSRGGQHAWENVVAACRRCNHVKADRHLMELGWRLRHQPAPPTGLAWRIIGTGHRDPRWLPYLQPFGADDALARIDGISA, encoded by the coding sequence GTGCCGCACGTCCTGGTCCTCAACGCGTCGTACGAGCCCCTCGGCGTCGTACCGCTCCGCCGCGCGCTCGTCCTCGTCCTCGAAAACAAGGCCGTCAGCCTCGAGGAGTCCGGCGCCTTCCTGCACAGCGCGACCCGTGCCGTCGCCGCCCCCAGTGTGGTCCGGCTCAAAAGATTCGTGCGGGTCCCCTACCGGGGGCCCGTTCCGCTGACCCGCCGTGCCCTGTTCGCCCGGGACGGCGGTCGCTGCATGTACTGCGGTGGCGTCGCAACCAGCGTCGACCACGTCATCCCGCGCAGCCGCGGCGGCCAGCACGCCTGGGAGAACGTGGTCGCCGCCTGCCGGCGCTGCAACCACGTCAAGGCCGACCGCCACCTGATGGAGCTGGGGTGGCGCCTGCGCCACCAGCCCGCCCCGCCCACCGGCCTCGCCTGGCGGATCATCGGCACCGGGCACCGCGACCCACGCTGGCTGCCCTACCTCCAACCCTTCGGCGCGGACGACGCCCTGGCCCGGATCGACGGCATCTCCGCCTGA